CCGCGACCGGCACCTCGATTCCGCGCTGGCACGCGGGCCGCGCCTTCATCGCGTCGAGCCAGCGGCGCAGGTGCTCTAGCCCGTCGATCGAGACGCCCGACCACTTGTACGTGCGCACCCAGCACCAGTTCGCGATGTCGGCGATCGAGAAGTCGTCGGCCAGCCATTCGCTCTCGCCGAGCCTGCGGTCGAGAACCTCGAAGAGCCTGCGCGACTCGTTCTGGTAGCGGTCGATCGCCGGCTGGATCTTCTCGGGGAAGTAGCGGAAGAAGACGTTGGCCTGGCCCATCATCGGGCCGATCCCGCCCATCTGGAACATCAGCCACGAGAGCACGCGCGCGCGCGGCGCGGGTGAAGTCGGCAGGAGCCGCCCGGTCTTCTCCGCCAGGTGGATCATGATCGCGCCGGACTCGAAGACCGCGAGGTCGCCGAGCTCGCGGTCGACGATCGCGGGAATCCGCCCGTTGGGGTTGATCGCCAGGAACCAGGGCTGCTTCTGCTCGTTCTTCGACAGGTCGACCGCGTGGGTGGTGTAGGGAAGCCCGAGCTCTTCCAGCGTGACGGAGGCCTTGTGCCCGTTCGGCGTCGCGGCGGTGTAGAGGTCGATCACGGGCGCAGCCCCGCCAGGCAGTTCGCGCGCTCGAGCACGGCGTCGAGCGCGGACTTGTCCGCCACGCGCGCGTACTTCTCGCGCAGCGCCTGTAGCGACTTCGCGTGGTACTTCTGCGGCTTCTGCG
This is a stretch of genomic DNA from Deltaproteobacteria bacterium. It encodes these proteins:
- a CDS encoding glutathione S-transferase, translating into MIDLYTAATPNGHKASVTLEELGLPYTTHAVDLSKNEQKQPWFLAINPNGRIPAIVDRELGDLAVFESGAIMIHLAEKTGRLLPTSPAPRARVLSWLMFQMGGIGPMMGQANVFFRYFPEKIQPAIDRYQNESRRLFEVLDRRLGESEWLADDFSIADIANWCWVRTYKWSGVSIDGLEHLRRWLDAMKARPACQRGIEVPVA